From Novipirellula artificiosorum, a single genomic window includes:
- a CDS encoding PGPGW domain-containing protein, with the protein MFINETLMWWLIAGSVAMFFASLLAVPAIIVRLPADYFAYRHRHCTRPENVSPIAYFAWRLTKNSAGAVLVMIGIAMLLLPGQGLLSILIGLSLLNFPGKYKIEQRLISRRPVLNAMNWMRARAGSVPLIVASKEGTDAL; encoded by the coding sequence TTGTTCATCAATGAGACTTTGATGTGGTGGCTCATCGCCGGATCGGTGGCAATGTTTTTCGCCTCGCTACTGGCGGTGCCGGCGATCATTGTGCGTTTACCAGCCGATTACTTTGCGTACCGGCATCGGCATTGCACCCGACCTGAGAACGTCTCGCCAATTGCTTACTTTGCCTGGCGTCTCACCAAGAATTCCGCTGGAGCGGTACTTGTCATGATAGGCATTGCCATGTTGCTGTTGCCTGGGCAGGGGCTTCTGAGCATTTTGATAGGTCTCTCGCTCTTGAATTTTCCAGGGAAATACAAAATCGAACAACGGCTCATCTCCCGCCGCCCGGTGCTCAACGCGATGAATTGGATGCGAGCGCGTGCCGGTAGCGTCCCGTTGATCGTGGCATCGAAAGAGGGGACGGATGCCTTGTAG